The Sporolituus thermophilus DSM 23256 genome includes a region encoding these proteins:
- the rnr gene encoding ribonuclease R has protein sequence MGKTALRDKILNFMRNDAYRPLTAEDLAEEMGLKGKELIDFWPILHELEAEALIIKTRYGKYGVPERMNLIVGRFHASGKGYGFVVPDNPEEPDIYITADAAMTAMHNDRVVARIHRRTPVHGKKREGEIIRIVERANHRIVGTFAASRHYGFVVPDDPRLGQDIFVPKGERNGAKDNAKVVVEITKWPERQRSAEGRIVEVLGQKGDPGIEILSIITKHNLPRSFPPEVERAAADAPAEISAAELAGRRDLRDLPIVTIDAEDAKDLDDAVHVERLSAGRYLLGVHIADVSYYVRENTPLDVEARRRGTSVYLVDRVLPMLPPRLSNGICSLNAGEDRLTLSVHMEIDAGGRIVRYEIFPSVIRVHTRLSYNIVRRILVDRDENLRRQYADLVDHLEEMARLCHILRERRMRRGAIDFDFPEIKVKLDEEGRPVELVKRVRSLAESIIEEFMLAANETVAEHLHRLGVPAVYRVHEEPDPEKMEKLNDLLHNFGQRLTSVDDIHPIALQKVLTRIAGRPEERIISTVMLRSLKQARYEAENLGHFGLAARYYTHFTSPIRRYPDLIVHRILRETFTTGELSAKRREKLAKMLPAVAQHSSERERAAAEAERETVDLKKVEYMARFVGDEFPGIISGVTAFGLFVELDNGVEGLVHVSSMDDDYYQFAEEQYALIGERSKRTYRLGDAVAVRVVRVNPADRTIDLAFAAEPWRGEADKAANDQGRKGNKVKGKTGNKRQSKSGGKAKAAAKPKNRLK, from the coding sequence ATGGGAAAAACGGCCTTAAGGGATAAGATCCTTAATTTTATGCGCAATGACGCCTACCGGCCGCTTACTGCTGAGGACCTAGCGGAGGAAATGGGCCTTAAGGGCAAGGAACTGATCGATTTTTGGCCGATCCTGCATGAGCTGGAAGCCGAAGCTCTGATTATCAAGACCCGCTACGGCAAGTACGGTGTGCCGGAGCGCATGAACCTCATCGTGGGCCGTTTCCATGCCAGCGGCAAGGGTTACGGTTTCGTTGTTCCTGACAACCCCGAAGAGCCGGATATTTATATTACTGCTGATGCCGCTATGACGGCCATGCACAACGACCGGGTCGTCGCCCGCATTCATCGCCGCACCCCTGTCCACGGCAAAAAGCGGGAAGGCGAAATTATCCGCATTGTCGAGCGGGCCAACCACCGGATCGTCGGCACCTTCGCGGCCAGCCGCCACTATGGCTTTGTCGTCCCCGACGACCCCCGCCTGGGGCAGGACATCTTCGTGCCCAAAGGCGAAAGAAACGGCGCCAAGGACAATGCCAAAGTAGTGGTGGAAATCACCAAGTGGCCTGAGCGGCAGCGGAGCGCCGAAGGGCGGATTGTGGAAGTACTGGGGCAAAAAGGCGACCCAGGGATCGAAATTTTATCCATCATTACCAAGCACAATCTGCCCCGGTCCTTTCCGCCGGAGGTGGAACGGGCGGCGGCTGACGCGCCGGCAGAGATCAGTGCGGCGGAACTGGCGGGACGGCGCGATCTCCGTGACCTGCCCATCGTCACGATTGACGCCGAGGACGCGAAAGACCTGGATGATGCCGTCCATGTCGAGCGGCTGTCCGCCGGCCGCTATCTGCTCGGCGTCCACATCGCCGACGTGAGCTACTATGTGCGGGAAAATACCCCGCTCGACGTCGAAGCCCGCCGCCGGGGAACAAGCGTCTATTTGGTCGACCGGGTGCTGCCGATGCTGCCGCCGCGGCTGTCCAACGGCATTTGCAGCCTTAATGCCGGCGAAGACCGCCTGACCTTGTCGGTCCATATGGAAATCGATGCCGGCGGTCGCATTGTCCGCTACGAAATATTTCCCAGCGTAATCCGCGTCCATACGCGTCTGTCCTATAATATCGTGCGGCGGATATTGGTTGACCGGGATGAAAACTTGCGGCGGCAGTATGCCGACCTTGTCGACCACCTGGAGGAAATGGCCCGGCTGTGCCATATCCTGCGGGAGCGGCGTATGCGCCGCGGAGCCATTGATTTCGATTTCCCGGAAATAAAGGTCAAGCTGGATGAGGAGGGGCGGCCGGTTGAACTGGTCAAGCGGGTCCGCAGTCTGGCCGAGTCCATTATAGAGGAGTTCATGCTGGCGGCCAACGAGACGGTGGCCGAACACCTGCACCGGCTTGGCGTGCCGGCAGTCTACCGCGTTCACGAGGAGCCGGACCCGGAAAAGATGGAAAAGCTCAACGATCTTCTCCATAATTTTGGCCAGCGGTTAACTTCAGTCGACGATATTCATCCGATTGCCCTGCAGAAAGTGCTTACCCGCATTGCCGGCCGGCCGGAAGAGCGGATTATCAGCACGGTTATGCTGCGCTCGCTCAAACAGGCCCGTTATGAGGCGGAAAACCTTGGCCACTTCGGCCTGGCGGCCCGGTATTACACCCATTTTACCTCACCAATCCGCCGCTATCCTGACCTCATCGTCCACCGCATTTTGCGCGAAACTTTCACTACCGGCGAATTGTCGGCCAAGCGGCGGGAAAAGCTGGCCAAAATGCTGCCGGCCGTGGCCCAGCACTCGTCAGAGCGGGAGCGGGCGGCGGCTGAGGCCGAACGGGAGACGGTAGACCTTAAGAAAGTGGAATACATGGCCCGGTTCGTCGGGGACGAATTTCCCGGCATTATCAGCGGGGTGACCGCCTTCGGCCTGTTCGTTGAGCTGGATAACGGCGTCGAAGGACTGGTTCATGTTTCCAGTATGGATGACGACTACTACCAGTTTGCGGAAGAGCAATATGCCCTGATCGGCGAGCGCAGTAAGCGCACCTACCGCCTGGGCGATGCGGTAGCGGTACGGGTGGTGCGCGTCAATCCCGCCGACCGCACCATTGACCTTGCCTTTGCCGCCGAACCGTGGCGGGGCGAAGCTGATAAGGCGGCCAACGACCAAGGCCGGAAAGGGAACAAGGTCAAGGGCAAAACGGGGAATAAACGCCAGTCCAAAAGCGGCGGCAAGGCCAAGGCGGCTGCCAAACCGAAAAACCGCTTGAAATAG
- a CDS encoding PaaI family thioesterase has protein sequence MDQRNEWCFACGRLNPIGLKLTFREENNTYVTNFTAGPEHQGYDGIVHGGIVSTLLDEIMARYIYAKGMNAVTARLEVRYRQPTPVGQALTVVGWIVAKRGRIYELAGEVRLPDGTVTAEGKALVAVVDK, from the coding sequence ATGGATCAGCGAAACGAGTGGTGCTTCGCCTGCGGGCGACTAAATCCGATCGGTCTGAAATTAACTTTTCGGGAAGAAAACAATACATATGTCACTAATTTTACCGCCGGGCCGGAGCATCAGGGGTATGACGGCATCGTCCACGGCGGTATTGTCAGTACCCTGCTCGATGAAATCATGGCCCGCTATATTTATGCCAAAGGGATGAATGCCGTAACCGCCAGGCTGGAGGTGCGGTACCGCCAGCCCACTCCGGTTGGACAGGCCCTGACGGTTGTCGGTTGGATCGTGGCCAAGCGGGGCCGCATCTATGAACTGGCCGGCGAGGTACGCCTGCCGGACGGCACGGTGACGGCCGAAGGCAAGGCGCTCGTTGCCGTCGTTGACAAATAA
- a CDS encoding alpha/beta hydrolase, with the protein MAIIRGAEPFLLPGGDYGVLLVHGFTGSPAEMRLAGQYLHDRGYTVLAPRLCGHGTNEREMRLTVWPHWYGAVEDGYHLLRGLCRKVAAVGLSMGGLMVLKLAAEYPVDKVVSLSAPIYIADRRLHLLPAYRLFRRYIPKKRKRYDVDPIYTVGYDRTPLDCVTSLLALIKHVDKLLPVITAPALVIQSQAEHTVRPESARHIFDRLGSADKQLIWLRRSGHVVTLDVERDEVFAQIDVFLRRE; encoded by the coding sequence GTGGCGATTATCCGTGGCGCCGAGCCGTTTTTGCTGCCGGGCGGCGACTACGGCGTGCTGCTGGTGCACGGCTTCACCGGTTCGCCGGCCGAGATGCGGCTGGCCGGGCAGTACCTGCACGACCGCGGCTATACCGTGCTGGCGCCCCGTCTTTGCGGCCATGGCACAAACGAGCGGGAAATGCGTTTGACGGTTTGGCCGCATTGGTACGGCGCCGTTGAGGACGGCTATCATCTGCTGCGGGGACTGTGCCGCAAAGTCGCCGCCGTTGGCTTGTCGATGGGCGGACTAATGGTGCTGAAATTGGCGGCCGAATACCCTGTGGACAAGGTGGTTTCCCTCAGCGCCCCGATCTACATTGCCGACCGGCGGCTGCACCTGTTGCCGGCATACCGGCTCTTTCGGCGCTATATTCCGAAGAAACGCAAACGCTATGACGTCGACCCTATTTACACCGTCGGCTATGACCGCACGCCGCTAGATTGTGTTACCAGTTTATTGGCACTTATCAAGCATGTTGATAAGCTGCTGCCGGTGATTACGGCGCCGGCCCTCGTCATTCAGTCCCAGGCCGAGCATACCGTGCGGCCCGAAAGTGCCCGCCACATTTTTGACCGCCTGGGGAGCGCCGACAAACAGCTCATTTGGCTCCGGCGGTCAGGGCACGTGGTGACGCTGGATGTCGAACGGGACGAGGTTTTTGCCCAGATAGACGTGTTTTTGAGGAGAGAGTGA
- a CDS encoding sodium-translocating pyrophosphatase gives MDLLFIAPGAGLLALLFAAYLAGSVLKESPGNQKMQEISQAIFEGAMAFLNRQYKTLIPFTVAIFLILYFIDGYKLAVSFLVGAVSSAIAGYVGMSSTTKSNARTTEAARHSLNKALSVSFRAGAVMGMSVAGLGLLGVSVLYIIFGDPVVINSFAFGASAIAFFARIGGGIYTKAADVGADLVGKVEAGIPEDDPRNPAVIADNVGDNVGDTAGMGADLFESYAATTIAAMLIGNSIYGVNGVLFPLLIGAAGIAAAIVSTFFVRTGEDGDPQAALNRGLWGTNIITAVIAYIFATQIFGAKGFGIFIAIVAGLAVNVLVGIITEYYTSNAHKPTQHIADASQTGPATNIITGVATGLRSTGIPMVVFAIATWLAYSQAGIYGIAMAAMGMLCTAGMVVAVDSFGPVADNAGGIAEMAELGPEIRKTTDKLDSVGNTTAAIAKGFAIGSAALTALALFTAFGEEVAKNPKLSGLLVDGKLVVNLTEPGVIIGIFLGATLPFIVCALTMEAVGKAAFEMIGEVRRQFREIPGIMEGTGRPDYAKCVDISTKAAIREMIAPGLFAVGTPLLVGFLLGAKALAGFLAGTTAAGVLLAIFMSNAGGAWDNAKKYIEAGKYGGKGTPTHAAAVIGDTVGDPFKDTSGPAMNPLIKVAGTISLIIAPMLFF, from the coding sequence ATGGATTTGCTATTTATTGCGCCGGGCGCTGGCTTACTCGCCCTGCTGTTCGCCGCTTACCTGGCCGGCAGCGTGCTGAAAGAAAGCCCCGGCAACCAGAAGATGCAGGAAATCTCCCAGGCGATCTTTGAAGGGGCCATGGCTTTCCTTAACCGTCAGTATAAGACCCTTATTCCCTTCACCGTTGCCATCTTTCTCATTTTATACTTCATTGACGGGTACAAATTGGCCGTATCGTTCCTGGTTGGCGCCGTGTCCTCGGCCATTGCCGGCTATGTGGGCATGAGCTCCACCACGAAGTCCAACGCCCGCACAACCGAAGCGGCCCGCCATAGCCTTAACAAAGCCCTGAGCGTGTCGTTCCGCGCCGGCGCCGTTATGGGCATGTCGGTGGCCGGTCTTGGTCTTTTAGGCGTATCGGTGCTGTACATAATTTTCGGCGATCCTGTCGTTATCAACAGTTTTGCCTTTGGCGCCAGCGCCATTGCGTTCTTTGCCCGGATCGGCGGCGGCATCTATACTAAAGCCGCGGACGTAGGCGCCGACCTGGTCGGCAAAGTGGAAGCAGGGATCCCGGAGGACGACCCGCGCAATCCTGCCGTTATCGCTGACAACGTCGGCGACAACGTCGGCGACACGGCCGGCATGGGCGCCGACCTGTTTGAATCCTACGCTGCTACGACCATCGCCGCCATGCTGATTGGCAACAGCATTTATGGCGTAAACGGGGTACTTTTCCCGCTGCTCATCGGCGCTGCCGGCATTGCGGCCGCCATCGTCAGCACCTTCTTTGTCCGCACCGGCGAGGATGGCGATCCCCAAGCCGCCCTCAACCGCGGGCTGTGGGGCACCAACATCATTACCGCGGTCATTGCCTATATTTTTGCGACGCAAATTTTCGGCGCCAAAGGCTTTGGCATTTTCATCGCCATTGTGGCCGGCCTAGCCGTTAACGTCCTTGTCGGCATCATTACCGAATACTATACCTCCAACGCCCATAAACCCACCCAGCATATCGCCGACGCTTCCCAGACCGGTCCGGCTACCAATATTATTACCGGCGTGGCCACCGGCCTGCGCAGTACCGGTATTCCGATGGTTGTCTTCGCCATCGCCACCTGGCTGGCGTACAGCCAAGCGGGCATCTACGGCATCGCCATGGCGGCCATGGGCATGCTGTGCACCGCCGGTATGGTCGTGGCCGTTGACTCGTTCGGCCCTGTCGCCGACAATGCCGGCGGCATTGCCGAAATGGCCGAGCTGGGTCCCGAAATCCGGAAAACAACGGACAAGCTGGACTCGGTGGGTAACACCACGGCGGCCATCGCCAAAGGCTTCGCCATCGGCTCGGCCGCTCTCACCGCACTCGCGCTGTTTACCGCGTTCGGCGAAGAAGTGGCCAAGAACCCGAAACTGTCCGGCCTGCTGGTCGACGGCAAACTGGTCGTCAACCTCACCGAGCCGGGGGTCATCATCGGTATCTTCCTCGGCGCCACCTTGCCGTTCATCGTGTGCGCCCTGACCATGGAAGCTGTCGGTAAAGCGGCCTTTGAAATGATCGGCGAAGTCCGCCGCCAGTTCCGCGAGATTCCCGGGATCATGGAAGGTACCGGCCGCCCCGACTATGCGAAGTGTGTCGATATCAGCACCAAGGCGGCGATTCGCGAAATGATCGCGCCTGGCTTGTTCGCCGTTGGCACGCCGCTGCTTGTCGGCTTCCTGCTCGGCGCCAAAGCGCTTGCCGGATTTTTGGCCGGCACCACCGCCGCCGGCGTGCTGCTCGCCATCTTCATGTCCAATGCGGGCGGTGCCTGGGACAATGCCAAGAAGTACATTGAAGCCGGCAAATACGGCGGCAAAGGCACGCCGACGCACGCCGCCGCCGTTATCGGCGATACGGTAGGCGACCCCTTCAAGGATACTTCCGGCCCGGCGATGAACCCGCTCATCAAAGTTGCCGGTACCATCTCCCTCATCATCGCACCGATGTTGTTCTTCTAA
- the secG gene encoding preprotein translocase subunit SecG, which translates to MVTALMILEAILSILLIASVVLQSGRSAGMGGAIAGGAETLFGGKKKGIDELLAKATMFLAVLFGIVTMILVKVMQ; encoded by the coding sequence GTGGTAACGGCATTGATGATATTGGAAGCCATCCTGTCGATTCTTTTGATTGCTTCGGTGGTGCTGCAGTCAGGGCGAAGCGCCGGCATGGGCGGAGCAATCGCCGGTGGCGCTGAGACGCTGTTTGGCGGTAAAAAGAAAGGCATTGACGAGCTATTGGCAAAGGCGACTATGTTTCTTGCTGTGCTGTTCGGCATCGTTACGATGATCTTGGTCAAAGTTATGCAGTAG
- a CDS encoding cyclodeaminase/cyclohydrolase family protein encodes MLVNKTIVEFIDELASASPAPGGGSTAALAGALGAALCAMVAKLTSGDKFQDVAAEVREISAAASDLKDRLLRYVDEDTAAFNKVMAAYRLPKQAAEEKERRTAAIQQALKEAADLPMAVAQACLDVLRLAVRVIKVGNPNAASDAAVAGALAYAALQGALYNVKINLSSIKDEEYTTRMKAKIVEVVERSVNANREIEDLAQAIIR; translated from the coding sequence ATGCTGGTAAACAAGACAATTGTTGAATTTATCGACGAACTGGCCTCGGCTTCACCGGCGCCGGGCGGCGGCAGCACCGCCGCCCTCGCCGGCGCCCTGGGGGCGGCGCTGTGCGCGATGGTGGCGAAGCTGACAAGCGGCGACAAGTTTCAGGACGTTGCCGCCGAAGTCCGGGAAATCAGCGCCGCGGCCAGCGACTTGAAAGATCGCCTGCTCCGCTATGTGGACGAAGACACCGCGGCCTTTAACAAAGTGATGGCGGCCTATCGGCTTCCTAAACAAGCGGCGGAAGAAAAAGAGCGGCGGACGGCGGCAATTCAGCAGGCGCTGAAGGAAGCGGCCGACCTGCCCATGGCGGTGGCGCAGGCTTGTTTGGACGTATTGCGGCTGGCCGTCCGCGTCATCAAGGTCGGCAATCCCAATGCCGCCAGCGATGCGGCGGTCGCCGGCGCCTTAGCCTATGCCGCGCTGCAGGGCGCACTGTATAACGTGAAAATAAATCTGTCTTCCATCAAAGACGAAGAATATACGACCCGTATGAAAGCCAAAATTGTCGAGGTAGTTGAGCGGTCCGTCAACGCGAACCGGGAAATCGAAGACCTGGCGCAAGCGATCATCAGGTGA
- the ftcD gene encoding glutamate formimidoyltransferase, producing MEKLVECVPNFSEGRRADVIEAIVGEIRKIDGVKLLDVKPDASHNRTVVTFVGEPQAAKQAAFSACKKAAELIDMEKHQGEHPRIGATDVIPFVPVRGVTMEECVQLANELGQEIAEKLEIPVYLYEAAAKMPSRVKLPDIRKGEYEGLKQDITKPERHPDYGPPRMHPTAGATVVGARQFLIAFNINLGTSDVTIAKKIANAIREARGGYKYCRAIGVMLEDRNIAQVSINMVDYTGTPLYRVFETVKSEAARYGVNVVGSEIIGMVPLQALLDVAEFYLRLEGFERKQVFEENL from the coding sequence ATGGAGAAACTGGTCGAATGCGTGCCTAATTTCAGCGAGGGCCGGCGGGCTGACGTCATTGAGGCCATTGTCGGCGAAATCCGGAAAATAGACGGCGTCAAACTGCTCGACGTCAAACCGGACGCCAGCCATAACCGCACGGTAGTAACGTTTGTGGGCGAGCCGCAAGCGGCGAAACAGGCGGCATTTAGCGCCTGCAAGAAGGCGGCTGAGCTGATTGACATGGAAAAACACCAAGGCGAGCACCCGCGGATTGGCGCGACCGACGTCATTCCCTTCGTACCGGTGCGGGGGGTGACGATGGAAGAGTGTGTTCAGCTCGCCAACGAGTTGGGACAGGAAATCGCCGAAAAACTTGAGATCCCGGTCTACTTGTACGAGGCGGCGGCCAAAATGCCCAGCCGGGTGAAGCTGCCCGACATCCGCAAAGGCGAATATGAAGGGCTCAAACAAGATATTACCAAACCCGAGCGTCATCCCGACTACGGGCCGCCCCGCATGCACCCCACCGCCGGGGCTACGGTGGTCGGCGCCCGCCAGTTTTTAATCGCCTTCAATATCAACCTCGGGACAAGCGACGTAACCATTGCCAAGAAAATCGCCAACGCCATCCGGGAGGCCAGAGGCGGCTATAAATACTGCCGGGCCATTGGCGTCATGCTTGAAGACCGCAATATAGCCCAGGTATCGATCAATATGGTCGACTATACCGGCACGCCGTTGTATCGCGTGTTTGAGACCGTCAAATCCGAGGCGGCCCGCTACGGTGTCAATGTGGTGGGCAGCGAAATCATCGGCATGGTTCCCCTCCAGGCGCTCTTGGATGTGGCGGAGTTTTACCTGCGACTCGAAGGGTTTGAACGCAAGCAGGTATTTGAAGAAAATCTGTAG
- the gltS gene encoding sodium/glutamate symporter — protein sequence MSFELVNKVWVMKLDIVATVAISVLLLMFGSWVRRTFPFFVRFCIPAAVIGGFSFSILAWALKEANLLTFKLDTTLQMPFMIAFFTTVGLGGSLGLIKKGGKSLIIYLVSCWILAVMQNVVGAGTAMLTGIHPVLGVMAGAVSLEGGMGAASAFGPTAEQLGVQGAFVVAVASATYGLISGGLMGGPLAKWLIERYDLPIETSEENLEGLHQAVTAEQDDPVTSDKVLSMMALILVVMVLGALGSAKIKDATGFVLPGYVGAMFVAVLFRNINDIKPFVKMHDKTVDLIADVSLGIFLTMAMMSLKIWELYSLALPLIIILAVQTVFMFIFCIYFLFPLLGRNYDAAVMCAGMIGHGLGATPNAVANMSAVAERYGVVSRKAFLIVPLCGAVLIDIVGIPNIVWFINYFTK from the coding sequence GTGAGTTTTGAACTGGTCAACAAAGTTTGGGTCATGAAACTGGATATTGTGGCTACGGTGGCCATATCGGTGCTACTGCTGATGTTTGGCAGTTGGGTGCGGCGGACCTTTCCGTTCTTCGTCCGGTTTTGTATACCGGCGGCCGTAATCGGTGGATTTAGTTTCTCGATTTTGGCCTGGGCGCTCAAAGAGGCCAACTTGCTAACTTTTAAACTGGATACCACCCTCCAAATGCCATTTATGATTGCCTTCTTTACCACTGTTGGCCTTGGTGGAAGCCTGGGGCTGATTAAAAAGGGCGGAAAATCGCTAATTATCTATTTGGTAAGCTGCTGGATCCTGGCGGTAATGCAAAACGTCGTCGGCGCCGGCACGGCCATGCTGACAGGCATTCATCCCGTGCTGGGGGTCATGGCCGGCGCGGTCTCGCTGGAAGGCGGAATGGGAGCGGCCTCGGCGTTTGGCCCGACGGCCGAACAGCTGGGCGTGCAGGGCGCGTTTGTCGTAGCCGTTGCTTCGGCTACTTACGGGCTCATCAGCGGCGGACTGATGGGCGGTCCGCTGGCCAAGTGGCTTATCGAGCGCTACGACTTGCCCATCGAAACAAGCGAGGAAAACCTGGAGGGATTGCACCAAGCTGTTACTGCCGAACAGGATGATCCCGTCACCAGCGACAAAGTATTGTCGATGATGGCGCTCATTCTGGTAGTAATGGTGCTGGGCGCGCTGGGTTCGGCCAAAATCAAGGATGCTACCGGTTTTGTCCTGCCGGGGTATGTCGGGGCAATGTTTGTGGCCGTACTGTTCCGCAATATCAATGACATTAAGCCTTTTGTCAAAATGCACGATAAAACGGTAGACCTGATTGCGGACGTCAGCCTGGGCATCTTCCTGACTATGGCAATGATGTCGCTAAAAATTTGGGAACTGTACAGTCTGGCGCTGCCGCTCATCATCATTTTGGCCGTCCAAACCGTCTTTATGTTCATTTTCTGCATTTACTTCCTGTTCCCGCTGCTGGGTCGCAATTATGACGCCGCCGTTATGTGCGCCGGCATGATCGGCCACGGCCTTGGTGCTACGCCGAACGCGGTTGCCAATATGAGCGCCGTCGCCGAGCGGTATGGCGTCGTTTCCCGTAAAGCGTTTTTGATCGTGCCCTTATGCGGCGCGGTGCTGATTGATATTGTCGGTATTCCTAATATCGTCTGGTTTATCAACTATTTTACAAAATAA
- a CDS encoding sigma-54-dependent transcriptional regulator: MYKVLIVDDEPAICASLAFALEETYTVFTAGSTDEALAIIAAQEIDIVLLDLKLGGEDGLEALSRIKRYDDSIIVIIMTAYGSIKSSVTAMRAGAFYYLTKPINMDELSMLLVNAREYRGMRSRVQYLNHKLTEFYEISGMVGKSAAMRQILSQIDKARQVDSNVLITGESGTGKELVAKALHYLSARRQEPFEVVNCAAIPTELLESELFGYEKGAFTGAVQRKKGLFELADRGTIFLDEIGEMDMKMQAKLLRVVQEKEIVPLGCGQRRKIDVRIICATNRDLKKMIAEGKFREDLYFRLNVVTINLPPLRERREDIPLLVEHFIGKYNKKMARQIKSIEPEALRLLSKYEFKGNVRELENIIERAMVFAEDSTLRVSNLPAEVREAGGEEGGSRAEASLLIPVYIGDDLKLVERKVITRTLQHFRGDKAKCAQVLKISERKLWYKIKEYGLR, translated from the coding sequence ATGTATAAAGTACTGATTGTGGACGATGAACCGGCTATTTGCGCCTCACTGGCCTTTGCCCTGGAGGAGACCTATACGGTTTTTACGGCCGGCTCGACCGATGAAGCGCTAGCCATAATTGCGGCGCAGGAAATAGATATTGTCCTCCTGGATTTAAAGCTGGGAGGTGAAGACGGACTGGAAGCGCTCAGCCGGATTAAGCGGTATGACGACAGCATTATCGTCATTATCATGACGGCGTACGGCAGCATTAAATCGTCGGTGACCGCCATGAGGGCAGGGGCGTTCTACTACCTTACCAAGCCCATCAATATGGATGAATTGTCCATGTTGCTGGTCAACGCCCGGGAGTACCGGGGGATGCGGTCAAGAGTACAATATTTGAACCACAAGTTGACTGAGTTTTATGAAATATCGGGGATGGTGGGCAAGTCGGCGGCGATGCGGCAAATTCTCAGCCAGATCGACAAGGCGCGCCAGGTCGATTCCAATGTCCTCATAACGGGAGAGAGCGGAACAGGCAAAGAACTGGTGGCCAAAGCGCTCCATTACCTAAGCGCGCGTCGGCAGGAGCCTTTTGAAGTGGTCAACTGCGCCGCTATTCCGACCGAACTTTTGGAGAGCGAGCTTTTCGGGTATGAGAAGGGCGCTTTTACCGGCGCCGTGCAGCGTAAGAAAGGGCTGTTTGAACTGGCCGACCGGGGGACGATATTCCTTGATGAGATCGGCGAAATGGATATGAAAATGCAGGCCAAACTGCTGCGCGTTGTCCAGGAAAAAGAAATCGTGCCCCTTGGCTGTGGCCAGCGGCGAAAGATTGACGTGCGGATTATTTGCGCCACCAACCGCGATTTAAAAAAGATGATTGCCGAGGGGAAATTCCGGGAGGACTTGTATTTCCGCCTTAACGTGGTGACCATCAACCTGCCCCCGCTTAGGGAGCGGCGGGAAGATATCCCGCTTTTAGTGGAACACTTTATCGGCAAATACAACAAAAAAATGGCCCGGCAGATCAAAAGCATTGAGCCGGAAGCGCTACGGCTGCTGTCCAAGTATGAGTTTAAGGGAAATGTGCGGGAGTTGGAAAACATTATCGAAAGAGCGATGGTGTTTGCCGAGGACAGTACCTTACGGGTAAGCAACCTGCCCGCGGAGGTGCGGGAAGCCGGCGGAGAAGAAGGCGGTAGCCGTGCCGAAGCCAGTCTGCTCATACCGGTTTATATCGGCGACGATTTAAAGCTTGTTGAACGGAAAGTCATTACCCGGACTTTGCAGCATTTTCGGGGCGATAAGGCCAAGTGCGCCCAGGTGCTGAAAATCAGTGAACGCAAATTATGGTATAAGATAAAAGAATATGGCTTGCGGTAA